The nucleotide sequence TTAGACACATCCTTTATAATGGGAATTATCCCAGGGATTAAAGAGATTTTTTCCCTTAAGAAAGTGGGCAATGGGCAAGCCCACGTTCCCATTTTCTACACGTCCGTCGCGACTACTTCCCGATTTATTCGAACGACTAATAGAAAACTACTGAATAAGTCACCCCAGAATCAATATTATCTGATTCATCATTTTTTATTAAAGACAAATAAAATATCCTATTGTCTACTTAGTTAGAGTGCGACACATTTGTTACAATATACATGAATCAATTCTGGGTGGATATATGCTCTGAAAAAAAATACTCTTATCCTTTGACTATTTTatgattaattataaattaatttcataattaaattCTTTTCATATAATCTATGAACGAGATTATAAAGATATCGGGATGTACCTCATCCTTAGGGCTATAaacgagtcgagccgagccgagctttggggtgttcaagcttgtttgataagataatcgagccgagccgagccgagcttaaaatgaaccaaacttttgaaatgagtgttcaagcttggcttggtttattttttatgagcttgagcttgagcttgtttgaagcttggcttgagcttggttcgtttagatgttatcaagctctcaattcaagcttggcttgagcttggcttaggcttggttcgagcttggcttgagcttggtttgaacttggttcgtttagatgttatcaagctctcgattcaagcttgtttgattgtttgaaacttttaattgtttgattggttattaagattgataatttaaatttatttattttattttattatttatttagcatattgaaagaattttattaataaatatggttcgtgaacattgttcacgaacattgttcacgaacgttgttcacgaacgttaacgagctgaacacatatgtgttcaagcttgtttgtttagcttaacgagctgttcaagcttgtttatttaattaatcttatgtatattgaacgaaaataaacaaactcttatcaagctgaacaccaaacttgttcacgaacgcttggttcatttacagtctTACTCATCCTTTACTATAATTAAAGATGAATAAAACGGCAGCGAGAGGCATGCAGACAGGGCAGCACTGCAGTCAGGTTTTAGGTACAAATTCTGATGGAATTAAGCAGAGTTATCGAGCAAAGCGTGAATCATCATTAGGCTTCATCTACCTTGCTCTTTTCTTTGCTCATAGATTCGTTCTCTGCATCCGTTTCCCCATTCGGTTGGATTCTAGTGCAAGGAAAAGCAAAAGTCCACTGCCAAATATTGTTCGAATTAAACACATACAAATTTATATTtgtttcttttaaaaacataaattcttTTACATTGCAAAATATCCTTCAATTCTTAATATGGGCTTGGTGAAACGCTAGAGGGTTCTCTATTGAACCTTTAATGTTGCAGCGGACCCTTCTACTAATTTTTCCTTTCATAATCTTTTCATCATACTCATTTTGTTCTTTAGTTCTTCGTGAAGTTAAACAAGTCAAGAAAAAGTTTTGCAGTCACGCGCGATTAATGTTGTTCACCAGTGCAGATCAGCTAGGTACTCTTGTTTACTTATTTCTATACTTGTCTGCCAATGCCTTTACATGCAAGCCGTACTGCAGATGTGTAGGTACAAGGGAGCAATATCATCAAGTATTTGTTCTGCATTTGATGCGATATACATAGTCGTACCCATCAGGGGTTTTTAAATTAATGAGAATGTTCAGAACTTGCAACATGCTAGCTCACTATTAATTACGGATCATGTGCTAGGTACACATAGCCTTAGATGTAGTCTCTGGTGCTGCAGTAGGACATTCAGATTGTCATCCAGACATCCGTGATTCGATTTCCAGCTATGACGTATTTACAGGAATTTTTTTCCAAATGGGGAGTACAATCAAAAGATGCTCGACATCTGGGTTGACTGCCGCGcgcacttcccgatttatcctgatgaccgGTGGAAAATTTTCATGAGGCCGGGCCAATCACCCCAGATATAGTTAATGAGGTTAactggaattattattattttttaacatgAGCATGTGAACgtgataattaaattataaaattatttcatttttttaaaaaagatttcttTCTCTATAATTGTTTGATttgcttaaaaaataattttaaataaaaatattattatttatttcttttctttttattattttagaaaaaaaatcttatttttatttatttcaatttaaggttattttcataattttttcttaGAACATTTTCCTTTTTGTTCTTGACTTATAAATCATAAATCTTAAACTCTAAATTCTAAAATCTAAAATAGTAAATCCTTTATCGACAAATGATAGAAAAAACGAACGAGCAAAGGCCGGCGGATTTGAACAAGATCAAAAGAAAACCTTACAAAACAAGTAGGATGTTTCCAAATCTACTCTCGGATCTAAATTTTGAGTACGGACGATGAAATTATCGATGAATCAAATTGACGATCGGTAGGGGCGTgaaagagaaagaaaatttaaataaagaaaTTGAAAGAATCTTTAGGATCAAGTGATTAGGAAGATATCAtgagaaatttattaaaatacagTTAGATGAGATTTTGAAGAAATAATTTATAATCTCATATGTAACATTATTATTTATACATTAACCATTATCCATTAATTAATGGTCAAGTTTATTTATTCTATTGCACGCCTATTTatctgtttatttatttatttacaagtTGGTGTTATTAAGTACAAAACGAAATCAGACAAAAGATACGGCAGACTATTATACGATGGCCGGAAGTGGCATATAACATGACTTTTCTTAATTAGTTTCTTTagatattttgtttttttttaaaatgataaatacTGCTATTAGGAGAGCGAATTAAAAAATTGACTCCTGGCAAATTCCTTATCTATACTTACAATTCATTATAAAAACGAGAAATATTAGATTTGCCAGTACAATTCATCTATACTTACAATTTACTCATTCAATCTTTACATTCTATACTATTAATGAAAGAAAACTATATACTaattacaattttttaaaaaggaaGGGAACGTGGCTTAATTATATTTTAGTTGATAAAGAAAGTTAAATTTGGTCCCGAAAGTAAATCGCCTTttccaaaaaataaataaataaatcaaaataacaaacaaaaataaaatgaaaactaGTCAAAAACATTACGATATTGCTCGAcctaattaattagttagttcgCGAAGAAATATCTAATATGAGAGTAAAATACTAAAAGAAATCATTGAGAGagcaaataattaaaaatcaatctCATACATCTCTCCCAAGTTCAAACCTTCCTCGTCGGTAAAAAGCAAACTTTTAAATCTAACTCATAATTAGCTCAAACAACAACGATTTACCTCTTTAGTTTCCTATAATTAGCGAACAAATAGTTCACTCAAATTGATAAAAGTCGTAAGATGAACTACAAGATATGAAGCAACAACAACTGAGTTGCAACAATAGTTTTTGCATCTATCTGtaacccctttttttttttttttcctgtgcCTCGAAGGCCGAAGCCAGCGAGTTCTAAAGCATTTATAAGTCTTATAAATAAGCAAGGTAGCTAGACTGACATGATCAATAATTAAGGCAGCAGAGCACAGGTTCATGCACCTGCATTACACAATACCCTTCGCTAGCTAATTATATGCATGCATCTATAGAAGCAGAGGCAGGCATGCATGCATGCCTCTACTTAATATGATTTAATATCATAATTAACCTGGCCTGCTTCTCCCATGTGATGATGCTTCATCTTCACAACTACGAGTTAAATGAATGATTAACATTACTTAATTCGTGAGCTCCTGCATTGCTTTTGGCAAACAAGAGATCATAGATTTATCGCTTGAAAATTAAGTGAAACATGTGAGTACACATAAACAAACTAATTAAGCTTGTCGTAATTCACAAAGGTTTAAATATAAAACTATTtgaaaggagaagaaagaggAGAATTAACACATGCAAACAACAAAAATAATGAGAATTGATGAGGAGGATGCCCTTTTGAATCAATTCTTCTCGCATTGTTTGAGGCTGTTCTCGGCGGTGCGGGCCAGCGACTGGAGGTTGCAGCGGACGATGGTGTCGACGAAGACGCGCGTGTCGTCGGTGGTGTTCCCCGGCGGCACGTCCACCACGTACGATTCCACCACCACCGTGGCCGCCTCACCTTCCGGGTGAAGCGTGGTCACCGACCGGTAGTTGGCGAGGCGGTGCTCGCCGCCGACGACCCGGAAGCTGAGCACGTGCCGCTCGTCGTCGAGGATTTCCAGCCGCTCGCGGCTGGTGGCGGCGGGTAGCCCCGACACGAGGCGCAGCTCCCGCAGCGTGCCGACGGCGCCGTCGCCGTCGATCACGTCGCAGCTCTTCACGAAGTGCTTGTAGGCCTGCGGCTGGTCGAAGCGGCGGACGACGGACCAGACGGCGGCCAACGGGGCGGCGACGCGCTGGACGAGGGCGGAGCAGCACTGGTGGGGGCCCACGGGTGCGGTGTGATCGTGGTACCGCGAGTCGAAGCAGGGGACGACGTGGCCAGCGCAGCGGCCGTCGGCTGGCGAGAAGCTGGGCTTTCTTGCGCCCTCGATGCTGCGAGGGAAAGGGAAGGGCTTAGAGGATGTGTGGGGCATGGCGGAGAGCAGGAGGCGGTGGGCTTTGGCTGGGTGGTCgagaggagggaggaggagaggattGGAGAAGGTGGACGCTGATAATGATATAGACATGAACAGTGCGTGTGAATTAATTGGGTGCAACTTTGACAATTTgatgaattaattaatattggGCACTACAATTTGTTTAATTTCCATTTGCCTGCGATTGCTGTGCAAATTGCGGTTTGTTTAAGCGCGGAGAGCGTAGCAGATAGCCAAGGAGCTTGGTTCGAGAGGCGTGAGCGGTTTTGGGGCTGAGATTCCAGTGGGCAGCAGCAGGTTGAGAGAGGGAAGGGAAATCACTGCAATATGGAGAAATTTCCCTTACTTTAGTCTCCCAGTTGTAGAGAGGTTCTTCTATCTTGGCCACCGTACGTGTTATGTAATCTTTAACATAGAGTCTCTCTATCAGGTACATGGtagatatatttatttatttattatatatttaacctAACTATAAATAAATATCTTATTATGCAGCTTTTAATACATTGACATATATAATAAAGTGAGGGTGTTTGGTTCATGAAAGGGAATGAAAATATGAATGAGAATGATAGAAGTGGTGAATGGAGGGTTTTCAATGCCCACATTTTGTTAAGTAATGACTTATTCCTATATTTGGAGAATTGAATCCGTAGGATTCATCATCAATTCCCCAAAATAAACATCAATTTTCTATTCCTTTCATATTCCCTATTCCTATACCATCCAACCAAGCACCCCTTAAGTCATAGTTTTCTTCTCTCTTGATTTCCACATGGTATTAGAATCTTTAACTTCATGGTTTTAATAGTTTGATTGAAGAACTATTAATTACATCCACAACTTTCACATATCAAACTCTACAGTGAGTTTGTTGAGGGGATGCGTCCATATAGTTTTTCATCCTGAGCCTATTGATTGAGTTTCTTTTATTTTCGCATCAACTTGGTTTTGTTTACTGTTTAGTTATTCGTGAAAACTATTCGTTCTGTCACTATGAGTGGCCGTACAAATAATTCGCTTTAACCAATTAGTGTCCAACTGGATGAAAAAATTATTCATATTGGGGATATGTTATAAAAAACTTCTTGCGGGAAAAATCTATATGGGGATATATTTCAGGTGTGTAAGTTAAACCTATAAACAACAAAGCTACTGATTATGTAAAGTTGTTAGATGTTTGAGAGGTCGATATTGCGAAGATTATTATATGGATTAGTAATTCTGTTACACGCTCTATTGATGCTCAGTTGGCCAAATATAAAACTACCAAAGAGGTTTGTGATCATTTAGCAAGATTATACACAGTCtaattttacctaacaatatcaaTTGGAAGCAGATATTTGTGTACTTCGACAGAAAGATATGAGCGTCCAAGATttttattttaccatgtcagAACTATGAGACCAGTTGGCACTCATAGAATCCTCAGAATTGTGAGCATTTCCAACTTATGTTACTCGTAGAGAAGAACAAAGTCTGGTCCAATTCTTGATAGCTCTTCGTGATGATTTTGAAGGATTACATGGGATAATTTTACATCATAGTCCTCTCCCTTCCATTAATTCAGTGGTACATGAATTGCTAGCTGAGGAGATTTTCCTTAAGTCTCAGATTGATAAGGAGAATATTGCACTGTTTACGTCATATGTTTTTGTAGCACCATAACAATCTCCACCTCATAACCAAAATAGGTCGACTTCAAAGGTTTCTAGTAATGAGTGTGCTTATTGCAAAGACAAGGGACATTGAAAGTCTTAGTGCCCATTATTATTAAACAAAGCTAAGTCATCACAGCAGTAGAAATGACCACCACAATAATAGTATCAGTAGCAACGACCTCAACAACCACCATTGCTACATCAAAATGCTTCATGGAAATATGACAATCAACTACAATCGTTGTGATatctgtaagtaccccatggtagttttgatgtggtcaaccaagttaagttaggttctgtgtatttaatccttgtgtctaagtatacagaagcttaggaatacaagaagtcgagcgaaagatgcagctagcgagaaggatgacatgggaagggagtcgatgggctcggtgcatccaaaggatgaggtactgtggaagagtacaccggcgaaaTAGAAGGATGCACGCGAcgatccgagggatgagaagtcggggaggaaagctgctcgaggagaaggtcggagttagaTTCAGGTGAGCTTAACTCCGGTTAGCTGGAGCCTCACCCACGCAAAGAGATCATTTAAGGAGCTGATCTACCTTATGGAAAACTCCTTTGATGAATAgtgtgaaggtgccttccaagttATTGAAGGTGTCTTCTAGTGACTGTTAGTAAAGATAACGTTTTATCTTCGTAaggataaaacttgccttgtTGGAGGTACCTTCCAACCTATTGAACGCGTCTTCCAACCTCGAATAGAATTTttcaggggttataaaaagatTCCTAGAGCTAAGAAATAGAACACAACTTGAactacaactcttgtactctttcctagtctatttcttgagctgtcaacatctgtaagaggcttctccacttgtaacaaaggagatcttctagtgtctttcacttccttggattaacaaccatctatgttgtaaccaagttaatttctagcattcttatgtctttcttttaagttgtttagttcagttttattattgttattgtaagTGCTACTAATCAAGTCCAAAGTATGATCgaacaaattaattttattttataggcaATTTACCCCCCTCTTGCAGGCCCTGCTGCACCATCAATATCAACTACCTCAATCTACTAATGTTGTAGTTGCCCCCTCTTTAGATCCATATATGCTT is from Zingiber officinale cultivar Zhangliang chromosome 7B, Zo_v1.1, whole genome shotgun sequence and encodes:
- the LOC122003557 gene encoding abscisic acid receptor PYL4-like, which translates into the protein MPHTSSKPFPFPRSIEGARKPSFSPADGRCAGHVVPCFDSRYHDHTAPVGPHQCCSALVQRVAAPLAAVWSVVRRFDQPQAYKHFVKSCDVIDGDGAVGTLRELRLVSGLPAATSRERLEILDDERHVLSFRVVGGEHRLANYRSVTTLHPEGEAATVVVESYVVDVPPGNTTDDTRVFVDTIVRCNLQSLARTAENSLKQCEKN